A genomic segment from Nicotiana tabacum cultivar K326 chromosome 7, ASM71507v2, whole genome shotgun sequence encodes:
- the LOC107768198 gene encoding peroxidase 43-like, translating into MVLVFFIVIFSYLAGISQGQLRVGFYESTCPNVEPVVSAVVREVAASNQNIAPVLLRLHFHDCFVQGCDGSILIDNGENAERHAFGHQGVGGFEVIERAKAQVEAMCPGVVSCADIVALAARDAVVLANGPSYEVETGRRDGVISNLSLAENMPDVSDSIQILKAKFSDKGLSEKDLVVLSAAHTIGTTACFFMTKRLYNFFPGGGSDPSINPSLLPELMATCPQNGNVNVRLPIDEGSSDAFDNQILQNIRSGFAVLRSDASLYEDVVTRSVVDSYFGMFSPFLGISFEADFANAMVKMGRIDVLTGFQGTIRRVCSAF; encoded by the exons ATGGTACTTGTATTTTTCATTGTAATTTTTAGCTATCTAGCAGGGATCTCACAAGGCCAACTAAGAGTTGGTTTTTATGAAAGCACATGTCCTAATGTTGAGCCCGTTGTTAGTGCTGTTGTCCGTGAAGTTGCTGCCTCCAACCAAAATATTGCTCCTGTCTTGCTTAGGCTTCATTTCCATGATTGTTTTGTTCAG GGGTGTGATGGATCAATATTGATAGATAATGGAGAAAATGCAGAGAGGCATGCATTTGGACATCAAGGGGTAGGAGGTTTTGAAGTGATAGAAAGAGCCAAAGCACAAGTAGAAGCAATGTGTCCTGGTGTTGTGTCTTGTGCTGATATTGTTGCTTTGGCTGCTAGGGATGCTGTTGTTTtg GCAAATGGACCTTCATATGAGGTGGAAACAGGAAGAAGAGATGGAGTGATTTCAAATTTATCATTAGCAGAAAATATGCCGGACGTCAGCGATTCCATTCAGATATTAAAAGCTAAGTTCTCGGATAAAGGCCTTTCTGAGAAAGACCTTGTTGTGCTCAGTG CTGCACATACAATTGGTACTACAGCATGTTTCTTCATGACCAAAAGGCTTTACAATTTCTTCCCTGGAGGAGGTTCTGATCCATCAATAAATCCCAGTCTCCTACCAGAATTAATGGCTACTTGCCCACAGAATGGTAACGTTAATGTCCGATTACCGATAGATGAAGGCAGCAGCGACGCATTTGACAACCAAATTTTGCAGAATATTAGGAGTGGTTTTGCTGTGTTACGATCTGATGCTAGCTTATATGAAGATGTGGTAACAAGGAGTGTTGTGGATTCTTACTTTGGGATGTTTAGCCCATTTTTGGGGATATCATTTGAGGCTGATTTTGCCAATGCAATGGTGAAAATGGGTAGAATTGATGTGCTAACTGGATTTCAAGGAACAATTAGACGTGTATGTTCAGCTTTTTGA
- the LOC142162221 gene encoding uncharacterized protein LOC142162221, producing the protein MEHQLEDDNNPLQIPPPAHAEEQFDEVAPRPANRILRDYARPDRFNCESSIRKPPVATNNFEIRTGLIQTIQQSCIFTGDLSEVPHSHLIDFLELVETTKYNGVPPEAIKLRLFPFSLKGEAKTWLRNLPQGSITT; encoded by the coding sequence ATGGAGCACCAATTAGAAGATGATAACAATCCACTACAAATTCCACCACCAGCTCATGCAGAGGAGCAGTTTGATGAAGTGGCGCCAAGACCAGCAAATAGAATCCTAAGGGATTATGCTAGACCTGATCGCTTTAATTGTGAATCTAGTATCAGGAAACCTCCAGTAGCAACCAATAACTTTGAAATCAGGACAGGCCTGATTCAAACAATTCAACAATCTTGCATTTTCACTGGTGATCTAAGTGAAGTTCCACATAGTCATTTAATTGACTTTTTAGAATTAGTTGAAACCACAAAGTATAATGGAGTACCTCCTGAAGCAATTAAGTTAaggctatttcctttttctttaaaaggaGAGGCCAAAACTTGGTTACGAAATTTGCCGCAAGGGTCTATTACCACATAA